A single window of Micrococcaceae bacterium Sec5.1 DNA harbors:
- a CDS encoding protealysin inhibitor emfourin, translated as MKITVQRSGGVAATTRIWSVEAVSDDDKERWMPIVEACPWDEAKSQARTVNEPDRFMYSIRAGQRRATLPERAVTGPWQELVECAKAEGSESRGRLGARR; from the coding sequence ATGAAAATCACCGTCCAGCGCAGCGGGGGCGTAGCCGCGACGACACGCATCTGGAGCGTGGAGGCAGTCTCTGATGACGACAAAGAGCGCTGGATGCCTATCGTTGAGGCATGTCCCTGGGACGAAGCGAAGAGCCAGGCCAGAACTGTCAACGAACCGGATCGGTTCATGTACTCCATCAGGGCAGGTCAACGGCGGGCGACGCTACCCGAGCGCGCGGTCACGGGGCCTTGGCAGGAGCTGGTGGAGTGTGCCAAGGCTGAAGGTTCCGAGTCGCGTGGCCGCCTGGGGGCCCGCCGTTAG
- a CDS encoding helix-turn-helix domain-containing protein translates to MLKSVAVIVVPDFSIFEFGTAFEVFGIDRSDRGAGVPAFDFRVCAPEPGDIRMKSGLSLHVNHGLEAAADADLVIMAPFGRDQEIPEPVLDALRAAHARGAWVMSICSGAYALARAGLLDGRRCTTHWHYSQDLASRYPAAVVDENVLYVQDGTIITSAGTAAGIDACLHLVRVELGANVAAAIARDMVVPPHRDGGQAQFIDRPMPRCGSAPMEELLRWMVEHLDEEHSVNELAARLHMSPRTFARRFRAETGTTPAAWLNSQRVLRAQELLESTELNIDEIAREAGFGHSVLLRHHFTKVLDTSPQSYRRAFRGQLAEAI, encoded by the coding sequence ATGTTGAAATCAGTAGCCGTCATTGTTGTCCCTGACTTCTCCATCTTTGAGTTCGGCACTGCCTTTGAAGTCTTCGGCATCGACAGATCCGATCGCGGCGCAGGCGTTCCCGCTTTCGACTTCAGGGTTTGCGCGCCGGAGCCAGGAGACATCCGCATGAAGTCCGGGCTCTCGCTGCATGTCAACCACGGCCTGGAAGCCGCGGCCGATGCCGACCTGGTGATCATGGCGCCCTTCGGCAGGGACCAGGAGATCCCCGAGCCTGTCCTGGATGCACTCCGGGCCGCTCACGCCAGGGGCGCCTGGGTGATGTCCATTTGCTCCGGCGCTTACGCCTTGGCGCGGGCCGGGCTGCTTGATGGGCGCCGGTGCACCACCCACTGGCACTATTCCCAGGATCTGGCGAGTCGTTACCCTGCAGCAGTGGTGGATGAGAACGTCCTCTATGTGCAGGACGGAACCATCATTACCAGCGCAGGAACTGCCGCTGGAATCGATGCGTGCCTCCATCTTGTGCGTGTAGAGCTGGGAGCCAACGTAGCTGCGGCGATCGCGCGCGACATGGTAGTCCCGCCTCATCGCGACGGCGGCCAGGCCCAATTTATTGACCGGCCGATGCCCCGATGTGGTTCAGCGCCCATGGAGGAACTCCTGCGGTGGATGGTTGAACACCTCGACGAAGAACACAGTGTGAACGAGTTGGCTGCTCGGCTGCATATGTCACCCAGGACATTCGCCCGCCGCTTCAGGGCGGAAACGGGGACTACGCCTGCGGCTTGGTTGAACTCCCAGAGGGTCCTGCGGGCCCAGGAACTCCTGGAGTCCACGGAGTTGAATATCGATGAGATTGCGCGGGAAGCAGGATTCGGGCATTCTGTCCTGCTGCGCCACCATTTCACGAAGGTGTTGGACACGAGCCCACAGAGCTACCGACGGGCTTTCCGCGGGCAGCTGGCCGAGGCGATCTAG